The window TTGGAGACAGCAGCAGAAGTAGCAGAAGACAAGGTTTTGGCCTGAGTGTAGGATCTAATGTTGCTCTTGGCATGCTGCTGCAGTGACCTCAATGCATGGTTCCACCTGCACACCCCCAATTGATCCTTCAATGCCTCCACTGCTCCAATGCTTGATGCCACAATCCAAGCTCTGCTGGCTGCACTCATGTTTAATTGTTGTTATAAgcttttgatgaatctaaatGAATGAATATTGGTATGTGTGAGGTGAGTGATTTGTTAATTCCTATATATATGTAAGTTATTGAGTGATTTACAAATAGGAGTTTGATACTAAAACCACAGGCTGTTTTGGCCTTTCGGGGTGGAAGAGaataaaggaaaaggaaaaccaGGGGCGTTGCACCCACTGTTTGGAGCAGAATCCACACGGTTCCTTGTCTTATACAAGACTCACTGTACACGctgtttaataattatttaatagtaGTAAAGTGCTTTCTTATGAATTCAATAACGTACAAAAAGGAATGCGTGGCTCTACGCTTATTCAGTTCTTTCCAAGAAAGTTGACAACTTGACATAGCCTAAATAAATACTAACGCCTCAATCATTTCAGTTAAAATATAAtaggtaaaatttaaattattttaaaacaatgatacgtgaaaaataattatagggGCGAAAAAAATATGTACACTTACCAAGGtacttatattttcatataaaaaatatgatcatcaaattttagaaaatatgataatttagctcatttgtttttataaaaattgatcatGTTTTTATAGTTAGGATGAACTagatttacatgtttttttagaatttaaaaattaaattcattaatataaaagtacaagaactttaataattttatagaaaGGTGGATTACAAAGTGCAACTTCCGGAAGAGTCTCGCATCCATCTTGGTTTTTCACTGTCCCCTCCTTAAACACCTCCACTCGAATACACCGGAGGTTACACCCATTCTGCAGTTGCCACCCATCACCGACAATAATAAACCTATCATTCGACCGTTAACTTTTCTTAACGATACTGCGCCTACTCCGAGGTTGCTTGTCTTGGTTCAATGGGAAGGGTTACCACCAGAGGAAACCACGTAGTGGGAATCTTGGGATGAGTTGAGCGCTGAGTATAACCTTGAGGGCAAAGTATTTTTCGATGAGAGCGGGAATGTTAGGAGAAAGGAGGAACAAACAAAAGCTGATGACCCAGATCGGagccaaaaaaggaaaattacagTACCAAAATATCTGGATGATTTCGTTTTACCGAATTGAGGAATTTAAAGCTGAGCTGGCTCATGAGGAAGTGTTGTCAGTCTTCTCCCCTATCGTGCGGCACCATGCATTTTCGCAACGCACTAAACATTTCATTAGCATTTCCTTTCTGT of the Glycine max cultivar Williams 82 chromosome 13, Glycine_max_v4.0, whole genome shotgun sequence genome contains:
- the LOC100793429 gene encoding uncharacterized protein, which produces MSAASRAWIVASSIGAVEALKDQLGVCRWNHALRSLQQHAKSNIRSYTQAKTLSSATSAAVSNKVKRTKEESMRKVMDLSCWGPNTSRF